A part of Candidatus Saccharibacteria bacterium genomic DNA contains:
- a CDS encoding rhodanese-like domain-containing protein: MKPIVIDTREPAEFASSHVPGAINISTMQFMRGTLPPQLVDVSKDQPIILYCRSGQRSNTCIQLLKAHGFTNLTNGINEHHVAKMLR, encoded by the coding sequence ATGAAACCAATCGTCATCGACACACGAGAACCAGCTGAATTTGCTTCAAGTCATGTACCTGGAGCGATCAATATATCGACTATGCAATTCATGCGTGGTACGCTGCCGCCACAATTGGTTGATGTCAGCAAGGATCAACCGATCATTCTCTATTGTCGCAGCGGTCAGCGATCAAACACGTGCATACAGCTGCTCAAGGCGCACGGTTTTACCAACTTAACAAACGGTATCAACGAACATCACGTTGCCAAAATGCTTCGCTAA
- a CDS encoding NTP transferase domain-containing protein produces MNVTKAIIMVAGWGTRMLPITKSIEKCMLPIGTRPVIDFVVRDIVSAGIKDIYFVVGEQSSQLQSYYRSNIPLNDYLRRKQRSDLLSLVAPMTDVKTHFIMQPSTGKYGTAVPAAMVNEFVDPSEHVLYMNGDQFFYREDGGSNAADLIRLVSDSNAEVGLFGNPVAPEDVSKFGIIEKDGEDNYVRIVEKPSVEDAPSNLNNSGFYLFNKEIFELSQSIPVDPKTGEYFIIDVINRYVDSGKKVIVGTVNGEYMECGSVDGWLRANNRIVGLTS; encoded by the coding sequence ATGAACGTGACGAAGGCGATTATCATGGTGGCAGGATGGGGTACGAGGATGTTGCCGATTACTAAGTCTATAGAAAAGTGTATGCTCCCGATCGGTACACGGCCAGTCATTGATTTTGTAGTACGTGATATAGTCAGCGCCGGTATCAAAGATATCTATTTTGTGGTTGGCGAACAGAGTTCACAGCTTCAGAGTTACTATCGTTCCAATATACCCCTTAATGACTATCTACGCCGTAAGCAGCGGAGTGATCTGTTGTCGCTTGTCGCGCCTATGACGGATGTAAAGACACACTTTATTATGCAGCCGAGTACGGGTAAATACGGTACCGCCGTCCCAGCAGCGATGGTTAATGAATTCGTTGATCCAAGTGAGCATGTGCTCTATATGAACGGTGACCAATTTTTCTACCGTGAGGATGGTGGGTCAAATGCGGCTGATCTCATAAGGCTTGTGTCTGATAGCAATGCAGAAGTGGGCTTATTTGGTAATCCAGTTGCTCCTGAAGACGTTTCAAAATTTGGTATTATCGAAAAAGACGGCGAGGATAACTATGTGAGAATAGTAGAAAAGCCATCTGTCGAGGATGCACCAAGCAACCTGAATAACTCGGGCTTCTACTTATTCAACAAAGAGATTTTTGAACTATCTCAGTCGATACCAGTCGATCCCAAAACGGGGGAATATTTTATTATTGACGTAATAAACCGTTATGTTGATAGTGGCAAAAAAGTGATCGTTGGTACAGTTAATGGTGAGTATATGGAATGCGGCAGTGTTGATGGATGGCTGAGGGCAAATAACCGTATAGTGGGACTTACATCATGA
- a CDS encoding ParA family protein, whose translation MTTVIAVTNQKGGVGKTTTAINVAYYLAKFGHKTLLVDFDPQGNATSGLGIDKQNLSLTMADVVMGTHTLADIIVTTEHKNLSIAPSTPVLANTEVELAQASHRFTRLKQAIESGAQDYEYIIVDSPPSLSLLTVNGLIAARYVLLPVQAEFYALEGLGQLLETMKLIRKNLNPTLDLIGVLPTMVDSRTSLSGQVLAEINKHFPAKVFKTIIPRNVRLAEAPSHGAPIGVYDRWSKGARAYKAVTKEVIERVS comes from the coding sequence GTGACTACTGTTATTGCAGTGACAAATCAAAAGGGCGGGGTCGGTAAAACGACTACCGCAATTAATGTTGCTTACTATCTAGCTAAGTTTGGTCATAAAACTTTATTGGTTGACTTTGACCCGCAGGGTAATGCTACGAGCGGCCTTGGTATTGACAAGCAAAACCTTTCGCTAACGATGGCAGATGTTGTTATGGGTACACACACTCTGGCCGATATCATCGTGACCACGGAGCACAAAAACCTATCTATTGCGCCCTCAACTCCCGTGCTTGCGAATACAGAAGTGGAGCTTGCTCAAGCTAGTCATCGTTTTACGCGCCTCAAGCAAGCGATCGAATCTGGTGCGCAAGATTATGAATATATCATTGTCGACAGTCCGCCCAGTCTTAGTTTGCTGACGGTGAATGGGCTGATTGCAGCGCGCTACGTACTGTTGCCGGTGCAGGCTGAATTCTATGCACTTGAGGGTCTTGGTCAGCTGCTTGAAACCATGAAGCTAATCCGTAAAAACCTGAACCCAACACTTGACCTCATAGGTGTGCTGCCGACAATGGTAGATAGTCGTACATCACTTTCAGGCCAGGTGCTGGCGGAAATCAATAAGCACTTTCCCGCTAAAGTTTTCAAAACGATTATTCCACGGAATGTCCGTTTGGCTGAAGCACCGAGTCATGGTGCGCCGATCGGCGTGTATGATCGTTGGAGTAAGGGTGCGCGTGCGTACAAAGCGGTAACCAAGGAGGTGATAGAACGTGTCAGCTAA
- the rplU gene encoding 50S ribosomal protein L21, which translates to MKAVVKISGKQYIVAEKETLMVDLLPEGTKELDLDALLVIDGDKTIIGSPFVKGVKVKTKVLEPKVAGEKLRVIRYKSKKRVNTQTGHRQKYTKLEVVSIK; encoded by the coding sequence ATGAAAGCAGTCGTGAAAATCAGTGGCAAGCAATACATTGTCGCTGAAAAAGAGACCCTCATGGTGGACCTCCTCCCTGAAGGCACAAAAGAGCTCGATCTCGACGCACTTCTCGTGATTGATGGTGACAAGACCATAATTGGTTCACCATTTGTCAAGGGTGTGAAAGTAAAAACAAAGGTACTAGAACCAAAAGTTGCCGGCGAAAAGCTCCGCGTTATTCGTTACAAGAGTAAGAAGCGAGTCAACACGCAGACTGGTCACCGACAGAAATACACAAAGCTCGAAGTCGTATCTATTAAGTAG
- a CDS encoding 6-bladed beta-propeller, which produces MRVLLHKHVLRRGIGQAVRVFVIGLVIANQMVAMVSAAAPQDTYTWQRNIGTHGCPNNIFRPRSIAYYDGKLYASTFMNEVVIMGTDGSSSGSFGGEGVINGQFSFPEDIATDSSGNIYVADMDNNRIQKFDSNGTYLDQFGSVGSGNGQFSFPHGVTVSAAGNIYVVDTGNNRIQKFDSNGTYLSQFGSFGTGNGQFSGVESIATDSSGNIYVADMDNNRIQKFDSNGTYLDQFGSVGSGNGQFSFPHGVTVSAAGNIYVVDTGNNRIQKFDSNGTYLSQFGSFGTGNGQFSGVESIATDSSGNIYVADMDNNRIQKFDSNGTYLDQFVFDDPAALATNLCDPSDIDRDSAGTIYVADIRWDNVKVYRSGGGLLRVIGSSGSSDGRLESPMGLALAPNSELYVVDSGNSRVQVFDAGGAYIRQFGSFGTGNGQFISPEGIAFDSSGHIFVTDVGNHRIQVFDQNGAYLRQFGTQGNSNGQFEDPISIAIDKAGNVYVSDYILNRVQKFTNDGTYVTQWGTTGKGDGQFTGASGLTVDSEGRILVVDSGYDTDADNGLYVVRVQKFAADGTYLSQFGRFGVLQNELLPSWGVVTDDDGNVYVADQDLNTGMRPSKISVWSAPIIPSAPLSIATTMSSSTAATISWAAPQHVGSAGVDYYKIMYRVFGTSIWTTIQVAGNVLSVTLSNLQSNVSYETQILAGNTLGESIVASMTLNTTASLAPTGIDFHMIVAMALGITVLGVVGLMRRTYNWLRRS; this is translated from the coding sequence ATGCGTGTACTTCTACATAAGCATGTGCTTCGAAGGGGCATAGGTCAAGCCGTTCGGGTATTTGTTATCGGGTTAGTTATTGCAAACCAGATGGTGGCTATGGTATCTGCGGCCGCACCGCAAGATACCTATACGTGGCAACGAAATATCGGTACGCACGGATGCCCGAATAACATTTTTCGACCGCGAAGCATTGCATATTACGACGGAAAGCTATACGCGTCTACTTTCATGAATGAAGTTGTCATCATGGGCACCGATGGTAGTAGTAGTGGGAGTTTCGGGGGAGAAGGTGTTATCAACGGCCAATTTTCGTTCCCAGAAGATATTGCCACAGACTCAAGCGGCAATATCTATGTAGCTGATATGGACAACAACCGTATTCAGAAATTTGATAGTAATGGTACATACCTCGACCAGTTTGGTTCAGTCGGTTCAGGCAACGGCCAGTTCTCATTTCCTCACGGAGTGACTGTTAGTGCTGCAGGCAATATCTACGTGGTTGACACCGGTAACAACCGTATCCAGAAATTTGATAGTAATGGTACATACCTCAGCCAGTTTGGAAGTTTCGGTACGGGTAACGGCCAGTTCAGCGGAGTTGAGAGTATTGCCACAGACTCAAGCGGCAATATCTATGTAGCTGATATGGACAACAACCGTATTCAGAAATTTGATAGTAATGGTACATACCTCGACCAGTTTGGTTCAGTCGGTTCAGGCAACGGCCAGTTCTCATTTCCTCACGGAGTGACTGTTAGTGCTGCAGGCAATATCTACGTGGTTGACACCGGTAACAACCGTATCCAGAAATTTGATAGTAATGGTACATACCTCAGCCAGTTTGGAAGTTTCGGTACGGGTAACGGCCAGTTCAGCGGAGTTGAGAGTATTGCCACAGACTCAAGCGGCAATATCTATGTAGCTGATATGGACAACAACCGTATTCAGAAATTTGATAGTAATGGTACATACCTCGACCAGTTTGTCTTCGATGACCCAGCTGCGCTAGCGACCAATCTCTGTGACCCGAGCGATATTGATCGAGACTCTGCAGGTACTATCTATGTTGCTGATATCCGATGGGATAACGTCAAGGTTTATCGATCAGGCGGAGGTCTACTACGGGTTATCGGGAGCAGCGGCAGTAGTGATGGACGGCTCGAATCTCCAATGGGTCTTGCTCTTGCCCCTAACAGCGAGCTATACGTCGTTGACAGCGGTAATAGTAGAGTGCAAGTGTTTGACGCTGGTGGTGCCTATATCCGGCAGTTTGGAAGTTTTGGTACCGGTAACGGCCAATTTATTAGTCCCGAAGGTATCGCGTTTGACTCGTCGGGTCACATCTTCGTTACTGATGTAGGTAATCATCGTATCCAGGTCTTTGACCAAAACGGCGCTTATCTCCGCCAGTTTGGCACGCAAGGCAATAGCAATGGCCAGTTCGAAGATCCAATCTCTATCGCTATAGATAAGGCTGGTAATGTCTACGTTAGTGACTACATCTTAAACCGGGTTCAGAAATTTACAAATGACGGTACCTATGTCACTCAATGGGGAACAACTGGAAAAGGCGATGGGCAGTTTACCGGAGCATCAGGTCTGACGGTTGATTCTGAGGGTCGAATTCTCGTGGTTGATTCGGGCTATGATACCGATGCCGACAATGGCTTGTACGTAGTGCGAGTTCAGAAGTTTGCTGCCGACGGCACGTATCTCTCGCAGTTTGGTCGGTTTGGTGTCCTCCAGAACGAACTTTTGCCTTCATGGGGGGTAGTGACTGACGACGACGGCAATGTGTATGTGGCCGATCAAGACCTAAATACCGGGATGCGCCCTTCAAAGATCTCCGTCTGGAGTGCACCAATCATACCGAGTGCCCCGCTTAGTATCGCTACTACCATGAGTAGTTCGACTGCGGCAACTATCTCGTGGGCAGCGCCGCAACATGTTGGTTCTGCTGGTGTTGATTACTACAAGATCATGTATCGTGTATTTGGTACCTCGATATGGACGACGATCCAAGTTGCCGGTAATGTTCTTTCTGTAACATTATCTAATTTACAGTCTAATGTCAGCTATGAGACGCAGATTCTTGCTGGGAACACGCTTGGGGAGAGTATTGTTGCTTCGATGACACTGAATACCACTGCATCATTGGCGCCGACAGGCATAGACTTCCACATGATAGTAGCAATGGCTTTGGGTATCACTGTTCTAGGGGTTGTAGGTTTGATGCGGAGAACCTACAACTGGTTGCGGCGGTCTTAA
- a CDS encoding methionine adenosyltransferase domain-containing protein, giving the protein MSRFRTAESVSPKHPDKLCDQISDAILDAYLAKDPTARVAVETVGGHGKVFITGEVTSTEHPEIEPIVTRIAGGVELTVHLVKQSPEIAQGVDTGGAGDQGIMVGYACSETEELLPLEVVLSRSLNQYLYERWPFDGKTQVTLKDGQITALVASFQNAPHDELKAAVEAWAQSETRATCSDNLVIHANPAGDWHQGGFDADAGLTGRKLVVDNYGPSIPIGGGCFSGKDPSKVDRSAAYMARKIARDYLKKRGAHEVFCHLAYAIGYDQPLEATVTIDGVQEVVEGYDLSPRGIITALDLRRLVYEETARYGHFGHTNFSWEQ; this is encoded by the coding sequence ATGAGTCGATTTCGAACAGCTGAATCAGTTTCACCAAAGCACCCAGATAAATTATGTGATCAAATATCGGATGCAATACTGGATGCCTATCTAGCAAAAGATCCGACCGCTCGCGTGGCCGTGGAAACAGTTGGTGGACATGGCAAAGTATTTATTACCGGTGAAGTCACTAGCACCGAACATCCAGAGATTGAGCCGATTGTGACGCGAATTGCTGGTGGTGTCGAACTGACCGTTCATTTAGTAAAGCAAAGCCCAGAGATTGCACAGGGCGTTGATACTGGCGGTGCGGGCGACCAAGGTATCATGGTGGGGTATGCGTGTAGTGAAACAGAGGAATTGTTGCCGCTTGAAGTCGTTCTCAGTCGCAGCCTCAACCAATATTTGTATGAGCGCTGGCCGTTTGACGGCAAGACACAGGTGACACTCAAAGATGGTCAGATCACTGCTTTGGTTGCAAGTTTTCAAAACGCTCCACATGATGAGCTGAAGGCGGCTGTTGAAGCCTGGGCTCAGAGTGAGACAAGAGCTACCTGTAGCGACAACCTTGTCATTCATGCCAACCCTGCGGGTGATTGGCACCAGGGTGGATTTGATGCTGATGCCGGTCTGACTGGGCGTAAATTGGTTGTCGACAACTACGGCCCAAGCATACCTATTGGGGGTGGGTGCTTTAGTGGCAAAGATCCGAGCAAGGTCGATCGTAGTGCCGCCTATATGGCTCGCAAGATCGCACGTGACTATCTGAAGAAACGTGGTGCTCATGAAGTGTTTTGTCACCTGGCGTATGCCATAGGTTATGATCAGCCACTTGAAGCGACGGTGACAATCGACGGCGTACAAGAAGTCGTCGAAGGCTATGATCTTAGCCCGCGGGGTATTATTACTGCACTCGATCTCCGTCGTCTGGTGTATGAAGAGACAGCACGCTATGGCCACTTTGGGCATACCAATTTCTCGTGGGAACAATGA